In one window of bacterium DNA:
- a CDS encoding transposase, with the protein MFKKNTKHLQADMFGMQSTMPESLKKHAIKSEEHHFYNLIFCNINEDIFSVLYSDKKSRPNAPINSMVSALILQNRRVWTYNELFQNIRFNLLVRIALGLDDLVTMPFCCATLFNFQNRLNDHFIKTGENLLEQVFDHLTEKQLRYLKLKTNIQRTDSTFAGSNIRNYSRLQLLVEMIIRIFRVLSESDKKRFKGRFGSYVN; encoded by the coding sequence ATGTTTAAGAAAAACACAAAGCACCTTCAGGCAGATATGTTCGGCATGCAAAGTACAATGCCTGAGTCACTCAAAAAACATGCTATCAAATCTGAAGAGCATCATTTTTACAATTTGATCTTTTGCAACATTAATGAGGATATCTTTTCAGTGCTGTACTCAGATAAAAAGAGCCGCCCCAATGCGCCGATTAATTCTATGGTATCGGCCTTAATTTTGCAGAATCGTCGCGTGTGGACATACAACGAACTTTTTCAGAACATCAGGTTTAACCTGTTGGTAAGAATCGCACTTGGTCTTGATGATTTGGTAACAATGCCGTTTTGTTGTGCAACGCTTTTCAATTTTCAGAACCGGTTGAACGATCATTTCATCAAAACGGGCGAGAACCTGTTGGAGCAGGTGTTTGATCATCTGACTGAAAAACAGTTAAGATATCTTAAACTGAAGACCAATATCCAGAGGACAGATTCTACCTTTGCAGGTTCCAATATAAGGAACTACAGTCGTCTTCAGCTGCTAGTTGAGATGATCATTCGCATCTTTCGTGTTTTGTCTGAATCGGACAAAAAACGTTTCAAAGGACGTTTTGGCTCATATGTCAATTGA
- a CDS encoding transposase: MSIEIEQTGEDKYIVSCPYQKVNSKKCRNRFKAEFDLAVCQKCEKRAVCASILMKKHRMFYFNRDDYLRKRRLKQRASIPAERLKLRNNVEATINEFVCKMPKGKLKVRGAFKASIFAFSVAMSVNFGRIYRYIQDNPDIAVSCIKQFYDYFKERFVLSIFSKIFNFIYDYEPYCVQV, translated from the coding sequence ATGTCAATTGAGATTGAGCAAACAGGCGAAGATAAATATATCGTTTCCTGCCCCTATCAAAAAGTAAATTCTAAAAAATGCAGAAATAGATTCAAGGCTGAATTCGATTTGGCCGTTTGTCAAAAATGTGAGAAACGGGCTGTCTGTGCTTCAATCCTGATGAAAAAACATAGAATGTTTTATTTTAATCGCGATGACTATTTGAGAAAAAGACGATTAAAGCAAAGGGCATCTATACCAGCCGAGCGCCTGAAGTTGCGTAACAATGTAGAGGCCACAATCAATGAATTTGTATGTAAGATGCCGAAAGGCAAGCTGAAAGTCAGAGGTGCGTTCAAAGCATCGATATTTGCCTTTTCGGTTGCTATGTCTGTCAATTTCGGGAGAATATATCGTTATATTCAGGATAATCCCGACATTGCTGTATCTTGTATCAAACAATTTTACGATTATTTCAAAGAACGATTTGTATTATCCATATTTAGTAAAATATTTAATTTCATATACGACTATGAACCTTATTGCGTACAGGTTTGA